Proteins from a single region of Polyangiaceae bacterium:
- a CDS encoding sigma 54-interacting transcriptional regulator, producing MTDSTVRAQAAGMPVRTIRLSVEGTQQEATVSAGERLSIGSASGNDLVIENPTVSRYHLTLARDAAAVSVTDLGSTNGTTVGSVTLRDATASLTLPATLKLGDVSVRLTDGDVVIQKLHDEESLGGLRGRSAPMRRLMADIQKLSASDVSALLIGESGTGKELIARAIHDNSARKDKPFVVVDCAAIPPTVFAAELFGHERGAFTGADRRRAGALERAHGGTIFLDELGELPPSLQASLLGALERRRFTRLGGADEVPVNVRIVSATNRDLRKDVNSGTFRLDLFYRLGVVVLEVPPLRKRPEDIPLLVEHFAAEAGAEGEAAELFNDDVMQQLVTYPWPGNVRELRNLVASTLAMGRQPSLEAVSMVTPSASGDDVIESVLHLGYRDARGALLEQFERRYLEHLLQQTEGNVRKAARVGQMNRSYLIELLKRHEIR from the coding sequence ATGACCGACTCCACCGTGCGAGCCCAAGCCGCTGGCATGCCAGTGCGGACGATCCGGTTGTCGGTGGAAGGCACGCAACAGGAAGCCACCGTGTCTGCCGGAGAGCGCCTGTCGATCGGCAGTGCCAGCGGCAACGACCTGGTCATCGAAAACCCGACTGTCAGTCGCTACCACCTGACCTTGGCTCGCGATGCAGCAGCTGTGAGTGTGACGGACTTGGGCTCCACCAACGGCACGACCGTGGGCAGTGTGACCCTGCGAGACGCGACGGCTTCGTTGACGCTTCCCGCGACTCTCAAGCTCGGGGACGTGTCCGTGCGCTTGACGGACGGCGACGTCGTCATCCAGAAGCTGCACGACGAAGAGTCCCTGGGTGGCCTGCGTGGCAGGTCAGCGCCCATGCGTCGGCTGATGGCGGACATCCAGAAGCTGTCTGCCAGTGACGTTTCTGCGTTGCTGATCGGCGAGTCGGGCACAGGCAAGGAGCTGATTGCCCGTGCCATTCACGACAACTCGGCACGCAAGGACAAACCCTTCGTCGTAGTGGACTGCGCGGCAATTCCTCCCACGGTGTTCGCGGCGGAGCTCTTCGGTCACGAACGCGGCGCGTTCACCGGGGCCGACCGTCGTCGCGCGGGCGCCCTGGAGCGTGCCCATGGTGGCACCATCTTCTTGGACGAGTTGGGCGAGCTGCCGCCCTCGTTGCAAGCTTCGCTGCTCGGCGCTCTGGAACGTCGGCGCTTCACGCGGCTGGGCGGGGCCGACGAAGTGCCCGTGAACGTGCGCATCGTTTCGGCCACCAATCGCGATCTGCGCAAGGACGTCAACTCCGGAACCTTCAGGTTGGATCTGTTCTATCGCCTGGGCGTGGTGGTGCTGGAGGTTCCGCCGCTGCGCAAGCGCCCCGAAGACATCCCACTATTGGTGGAGCACTTCGCCGCCGAGGCCGGTGCGGAAGGGGAAGCAGCGGAGCTCTTCAACGATGACGTGATGCAGCAACTGGTCACCTATCCGTGGCCCGGCAACGTGCGCGAGTTGCGCAACTTGGTGGCCAGCACGCTGGCGATGGGCCGCCAGCCTTCCCTCGAAGCGGTGTCCATGGTCACCCCGAGCGCAAGTGGCGACGACGTGATCGAGTCCGTGTTGCACCTCGGCTATCGCGACGCACGCGGCGCGCTGCTCGAGCAGTTCGAGCGGCGCTATCTCGAACACTTGTTGCAGCAGACCGAAGGAAACGTGCGCAAAGCCGCCCGGGTGGGCCAGATGAACCGCTCCTATTTGATCGAGCTACTCAAGCGCCACGAGATCCGCTAG
- a CDS encoding CAP domain-containing protein produces MLTFPRRLARIAILGSFAGAVACAADTGSVPDGAQPEFCDNPQTCIEFCLCTTNDAERCLNVCEPGGGGAPGGGGTTGGGGSSGGSAGGTTGGGAVGATGGASNGGSAATGGTTTGGTSGGGTSGSSNGGGTAQGPSCAGKCGSTQPVDGQCYCDSQCAQYGDCCADFTSACGGGGGTAGGGGTSGGGGTAGTAGTAGGGGTTGSCGDDGSGWSSSFQNFECQVIALVNQERAKGASCGGVSYPPAGPLVRHQLLTNSARAHAKDMGDKGYFSHTGLDGSSPFQRMKAAGYSGSTMGENIAAGQGTPASVVSGWMKSSGHCKNIMNGKYKDLGVGYYLGSSSYKHYWVQNFGG; encoded by the coding sequence ATGCTCACCTTTCCACGACGACTGGCTCGAATCGCGATTCTTGGCTCCTTCGCTGGCGCGGTGGCGTGTGCGGCGGACACGGGCTCCGTGCCCGATGGAGCGCAGCCGGAGTTCTGCGACAACCCACAGACGTGCATCGAGTTCTGCTTGTGCACCACCAACGATGCGGAACGCTGCCTCAACGTGTGCGAGCCCGGTGGGGGCGGCGCACCGGGTGGTGGGGGAACGACGGGCGGTGGGGGATCGTCGGGCGGCAGCGCTGGTGGAACGACGGGCGGAGGCGCCGTAGGTGCAACCGGTGGCGCTTCGAACGGTGGCTCCGCTGCGACGGGAGGCACGACGACGGGTGGCACTTCGGGCGGCGGCACTTCCGGATCGTCCAACGGAGGCGGCACCGCACAGGGACCGAGCTGTGCGGGCAAGTGTGGAAGCACGCAGCCAGTCGATGGCCAGTGCTACTGCGATTCTCAGTGCGCGCAGTACGGCGACTGCTGTGCGGACTTCACGAGTGCTTGCGGCGGCGGCGGCGGCACTGCGGGCGGTGGTGGTACTTCGGGAGGCGGCGGCACCGCAGGCACGGCCGGAACCGCGGGCGGTGGTGGAACCACAGGAAGCTGCGGGGACGATGGCTCGGGCTGGAGCTCGAGCTTCCAGAACTTCGAGTGCCAGGTGATCGCCTTGGTCAACCAAGAGCGAGCGAAGGGCGCGAGCTGCGGTGGCGTGTCCTATCCGCCCGCGGGTCCCCTCGTGCGTCACCAACTGCTCACCAACAGCGCGCGAGCTCACGCGAAAGACATGGGCGACAAGGGCTACTTCAGTCACACGGGACTCGACGGCAGCAGTCCCTTCCAGCGCATGAAGGCAGCGGGCTACAGCGGCAGCACGATGGGCGAAAACATTGCGGCGGGTCAGGGCACTCCCGCGTCCGTGGTCAGCGGCTGGATGAAGAGCTCGGGACACTGCAAGAACATCATGAACGGGAAGTACAAGGACCTGGGAGTCGGCTACTACCTCGGCAGTTCCAGCTACAAACACTACTGGGTGCAGAACTTCGGCGGCTGA
- a CDS encoding alpha-amylase family glycosyl hydrolase, translating to MARTAGRLLTGLALCASLASVGCMDFEGLEGERPVRTHVQDWRNEVIYQLMVDRFANGDLANDYRVDRSAPARYHGGDWRGVEGKLDYLEQLGVTTLWISPLVKNVETDAGVDGYHGYWTQDFTQLNPHFGDLASLRRLVDAAHERGIKIILDIVVNHVGQLFYYDINLNGQPDERVAGTGPLIAPTQPDGSPTSPVSHVNEYDPDFDPRGVQAWTSLGEAGPAPIIFPYDAASNHVPPAPDIFLEPRAYNRRGRVWSWDDAEQVELGDFPGGLKDINTQDPEVRAALVDIFAHWVEVADFDGFRIDTLKHVEHGFWQTFAPAVRQRLASQGKQNFFMFGEAFDGRDDLVGSYTFDQEVDSVFYFPQHFTIFRDVFQAGQDTKRIETLFSQRLSPGGNYGTTPHDGGIGVPPNKALVNFIDNHDVPRFLYLRPDPAALDNALLFLFTEDGIPCIYYGTEQGFSGGNDPANREDLWLSGYDRNHRQYQWISKLAKIRKAYPALTHGDLKIVWASDRTGTESDVGIIAFERAGGDAGDAYALVVINTNAKQASSPEFNGDPMKTTLPSGTELVDVLAPSDPPIVVGQDGAVSVTVPPTSGKILVRRGDLVNL from the coding sequence ATGGCACGGACAGCGGGTCGCCTCCTGACGGGGCTGGCGCTTTGCGCCTCCCTCGCTTCGGTTGGCTGCATGGACTTCGAGGGGCTCGAGGGCGAACGCCCGGTACGCACTCACGTGCAAGACTGGCGAAACGAAGTCATCTATCAGCTGATGGTCGACCGCTTCGCCAACGGCGACTTGGCCAACGACTATCGCGTGGATCGCTCGGCTCCCGCTCGCTACCACGGTGGAGATTGGCGCGGGGTCGAGGGCAAGCTCGACTACCTCGAGCAGCTGGGCGTGACCACGCTGTGGATCTCGCCGCTAGTCAAGAACGTCGAGACGGATGCGGGTGTCGACGGCTACCACGGCTATTGGACCCAGGACTTCACTCAACTCAATCCGCACTTTGGTGACCTGGCGAGTCTGCGACGTCTGGTGGATGCGGCGCACGAACGCGGCATCAAGATCATCCTCGACATCGTCGTCAACCACGTGGGCCAGCTCTTCTACTACGACATCAATTTGAACGGTCAGCCCGACGAGCGCGTTGCCGGTACGGGTCCGCTGATCGCGCCGACCCAGCCCGACGGATCCCCGACCAGCCCCGTCAGCCACGTCAACGAATACGATCCGGACTTCGATCCGCGAGGCGTGCAGGCCTGGACCAGCTTGGGGGAAGCGGGCCCTGCACCGATCATCTTTCCCTACGACGCCGCCTCGAACCACGTTCCCCCCGCGCCCGACATCTTCCTCGAGCCCCGCGCCTACAATCGCCGTGGAAGGGTATGGAGTTGGGATGACGCGGAGCAGGTGGAACTCGGGGATTTTCCCGGCGGTCTGAAGGACATCAACACCCAGGACCCCGAGGTGAGAGCCGCTTTGGTCGACATCTTTGCGCACTGGGTCGAAGTCGCGGACTTCGACGGCTTCCGCATCGATACGCTCAAGCACGTGGAGCACGGCTTCTGGCAGACCTTTGCCCCCGCCGTGCGCCAGCGTCTCGCTTCCCAAGGCAAGCAGAACTTCTTCATGTTCGGCGAAGCCTTCGATGGGCGTGACGACTTGGTGGGTTCCTACACCTTCGATCAGGAAGTGGACTCGGTCTTCTACTTTCCACAGCACTTCACCATCTTTCGCGACGTGTTCCAGGCGGGCCAGGACACCAAGCGCATCGAGACGCTCTTCTCCCAACGCCTGAGTCCGGGCGGCAACTACGGCACGACGCCCCACGATGGCGGCATCGGCGTGCCCCCGAACAAGGCGCTGGTGAACTTCATCGACAATCACGACGTGCCGCGCTTCTTGTACCTGCGCCCCGACCCGGCCGCCCTCGACAACGCGCTGCTCTTCTTGTTCACCGAAGATGGCATTCCCTGCATCTACTACGGCACCGAGCAGGGCTTCTCGGGCGGCAACGACCCGGCCAACCGCGAGGATCTGTGGCTGAGCGGATACGACCGCAACCATCGCCAGTACCAATGGATCTCCAAGCTGGCGAAGATCCGCAAGGCCTACCCGGCACTGACTCACGGCGATCTGAAGATCGTGTGGGCCAGCGATCGCACGGGCACCGAGTCGGACGTTGGGATCATCGCCTTCGAACGTGCCGGCGGTGACGCCGGTGACGCCTACGCCCTGGTGGTCATCAACACCAACGCCAAGCAGGCCAGTTCGCCTGAGTTCAACGGCGACCCAATGAAGACGACGCTGCCTTCGGGCACGGAGTTGGTCGACGTCCTTGCTCCTTCGGATCCACCGATCGTCGTGGGCCAAGACGGCGCGGTCTCCGTCACGGTGCCGCCCACCTCCGGCAAGATCCTGGTGCGACGGGGCGATCTGGTGAATCTCTAG
- a CDS encoding tetratricopeptide repeat protein → MTARWSLALIGALLVHTSVLSAAPSKADRKKAQDIAGEATREFKAGNFTRAAELVREAYDLDPAPTLLYNLARALEAADDEEGALAAYERYLREDPKSENRGAVEQRIDTLKANLEEKRSAASRPAPSPAPAPSKAATTTPRSDARADEGGGAGPFPFVLMGAGVAGLATGTVLGVMANSAKQRAEDPATSGVDTLDERDRAKTLGVYSTVGFAAGGVLLAGGLTWWALTPRKQESASVRLQLAPGEVSVAGSF, encoded by the coding sequence ATGACTGCACGCTGGAGCTTGGCACTGATCGGAGCGCTACTCGTGCACACGAGCGTGCTCTCTGCTGCCCCGAGCAAAGCAGATCGCAAGAAGGCGCAGGACATCGCGGGCGAAGCAACGCGAGAGTTCAAGGCGGGTAACTTCACCCGCGCCGCCGAACTCGTCCGTGAGGCCTACGATCTCGATCCCGCGCCGACCTTGCTCTACAACTTGGCGCGCGCGTTGGAGGCGGCGGACGACGAAGAAGGCGCCTTGGCCGCCTACGAGCGGTACCTGCGCGAGGATCCGAAATCCGAGAATCGGGGTGCGGTGGAGCAACGCATCGACACCTTGAAGGCGAACCTGGAAGAGAAGCGCAGCGCCGCGAGTCGCCCTGCACCTTCCCCCGCGCCCGCGCCATCGAAGGCAGCGACGACCACGCCTCGAAGCGACGCACGGGCCGACGAAGGCGGCGGCGCCGGGCCGTTTCCGTTCGTGTTGATGGGCGCAGGGGTCGCGGGACTCGCTACGGGAACCGTTTTGGGAGTGATGGCGAACAGCGCGAAGCAGCGCGCCGAGGATCCCGCGACCTCGGGGGTCGACACCCTCGACGAGCGCGACCGCGCCAAGACCCTCGGCGTCTACAGCACCGTTGGCTTTGCCGCGGGCGGCGTGTTGCTGGCGGGTGGTCTCACTTGGTGGGCGCTGACGCCACGCAAACAAGAGAGCGCCAGCGTGCGACTTCAGCTTGCTCCGGGCGAGGTATCGGTCGCGGGTTCGTTCTGA